A window of Elusimicrobiota bacterium genomic DNA:
CTTAGCACGGCTGAAGTTTCGGGTTACATACAAGCCCTGCAAAATATCGGGACGAGGTATTCATTCAGCCCGAAATGCAATGACGCCAGGGATTATCTGGTTGCAAATTTTTCTTCTTTCGGGCTTGAAGTTACAACTTTTCCTTTTAAAAACGTCAGCGAGAGCAGTACAACAAATTATAATGTCATCGCCACGCTGCCGGGTAAGCTGCATCCTGAAAAAATATTTGTAATATGCGCGCATTACGATTCAATCAGCGAAGACCCGCTTAACAGCGCGCCGGGCGCCGACGATAACGGAAGCGGCGTTACTGCCGTATTGATGGCTGCAAAATACCTGAAACAATATGATTTTGCCTACACCATAAAATTTATATGTTTTTCCGGCGAAGAACAGGGCATGGTTGGTAGTTTTGCCTACGTAAAGTCTCTTTATCAGGCTGATACTCAGATTTTGGGCGCTTTAAATGTGGATATGATTGCCTACGCAAAACCCGGTGTTAAATATGACCTCAATGTTACCGAAAATGAAAGTTCCCAGCAGTTAGGCGAATACCTGGATTTTGTAGACAAGGATTATGTCCAGCATCCTCTTGCTGTGACAACCAATAATGATGCCTGGTGGAGCGACCATGCAGCTTTCTGGGAATATGGGTATCCCGCATTGGAGTTATCCGAAGCTTATGACTGGGACAGCCCGGATTTTAACCCCTATTACCATAGCACCAGAGAAACCCTTGACAAACTTGACCTGGTTTTTACGTTAAAAAATATAAAAGTCGCTGTTGCAACACTCGCTGAACTTGCTGATGTTTATACCACTGAGCTGGTTACCACGAACCCTGCAGGCTGGAATACAATAATTAGCAAGGGGAATTTGTATGATATTGAGTGGGTAAATGCAGATAACCAGCAGGTGTCTTTGTACTATGCGGAAACATTCGATGGGGAAAAACATTTGATTGCCAATGTTGACGGAACCCTGAAAAAATATCAGTGGGATACAACTAATGTTATCCCCGGCAAATATTGGATATTTATGCAGGCCCAGTCCGGGTATAGTTGGTCTTCCGGTCAGGTTACTATATTTTCAAATGATTTTGAAAGGCTGATGATTTATCCGAATCCTTGCGTTGACCAGGCAACAATTTCCGGTTTAGCCGAAAATACCAGGATGAAAATATTTAACGTAGCCGGTGAAATGGTATTAGAAAGAGTATTCACTAATCAATTCAGCTGGTCCTGGTATCTTGT
This region includes:
- a CDS encoding M20/M25/M40 family metallo-hydrolase is translated as MEKKLKHIFLSLLILVIALPISAQSEQISQSLLLKLPQNDKPFIDKAKLRFSCKDYIVASVQEEDLESLKENYEILDKAPVSLEQRYYMFRVKSVDELTQLKKIAQILDNSNGNVLIKLNENAQIGQVPVKSKFKLLPEFIPWPRKIRKSFGFMAPRSVYGAISHSTITAILASLSTAEVSGYIQALQNIGTRYSFSPKCNDARDYLVANFSSFGLEVTTFPFKNVSESSTTNYNVIATLPGKLHPEKIFVICAHYDSISEDPLNSAPGADDNGSGVTAVLMAAKYLKQYDFAYTIKFICFSGEEQGMVGSFAYVKSLYQADTQILGALNVDMIAYAKPGVKYDLNVTENESSQQLGEYLDFVDKDYVQHPLAVTTNNDAWWSDHAAFWEYGYPALELSEAYDWDSPDFNPYYHSTRETLDKLDLVFTLKNIKVAVATLAELADVYTTELVTTNPAGWNTIISKGNLYDIEWVNADNQQVSLYYAETFDGEKHLIANVDGTLKKYQWDTTNVIPGKYWIFMQAQSGYSWSSGQVTIFSNDFERLMIYPNPCVDQATISGLAENTRMKIFNVAGEMVLERVFTNQFSWSWYLVNGNYDKLGCGVYTCLFQSSTGKKAARKFAIIR